From the genome of Camelus dromedarius isolate mCamDro1 chromosome 19, mCamDro1.pat, whole genome shotgun sequence, one region includes:
- the TPMT gene encoding thiopurine S-methyltransferase isoform X2 yields the protein MGPGNNEALEAFACEPKLSTELWMVQELSLMLRSTRIPRLLKKHLDTFLKGENGLRVFFPLCGKAVEMKWFADRGHSVVGVEISELGIREFFTEQDLSYSEEPVMEIPGAKVFKSSSGNISLYCCSIFDLPRANIGKFDRIWDRGALVAINPGDRKRYADIMLSLTRTGFQYLLSVFSYDPTKHAGPPFYVPDAEIKKLFGSMCNIHCLEKVDAFEERHKSWGIDCIIEKLYLFTEK from the exons ATGGGACCGGGGAATAATGAG GCACTGGAGGCATTTGCTTGTGAGCCAAAGTTATCTACGGAACTATGGATGGTACAAGAACTGTCCTTGATGTTGAGGAGTACCCGGATACCGAG gctGTTAAAGAAGCACTTGGATACTTTTCTTAAAGGCGAGAATGGACTGAgagtattttttcccctttgtggaAAAGCAGTTGAGATGAAATG GTTTGCAGACCGAGGGCACAGTGTAGTTGGTGTGGAAATCAGTGAACTCGGGATACGGGAATTTTTTACGGAGCAGGATCTTTCTTACTCGGAAGAACCAGTTATGGAAATCCCTGGAGCCAAAGTATTCAAG AGTTCCTCGGGGAACATTTCATTGTATTGTTGCAGTATTTTTGATCTTCCCAG AGCAAATATTGGCAAATTTGACAGGATCTGGGATAGAGGAGCATTAGTTGCTATTAATCCCGGTGATCGCAAACG CTATGCAGATATAATGCTATCGCTAACGAGAACTGGGTTCCAGTACctcttgtctgttttttcttacGATCCAACTAAACACGCAG GTCCACCATTTTATGTTCCGgatgctgaaattaaaaaattgtttg gTTCAATGTGCAACATCCATTGTCTGGAGAAGGTGGATGCTTTTGAAGAACGACATAAAAGCTGGGGAATTGACTGCATTATTGAAAAGCTGTATCTATTTACAGAAAAGTGA
- the NHLRC1 gene encoding E3 ubiquitin-protein ligase NHLRC1, which translates to MGAEASGGGPALRDLVREAEISLLECKVCFERFGHRQQRRPRNLPCGHVVCLACVAALAHPRTLALECPFCRRACRGCDTSDCLPVLHLLELLGSALRLAPAANRAAPSSPGAFTCHHAFGGWGTLVNPTGLALCPKTGRVVVVHDGKRRVKIFDSGGGCAHQFGEKGDAAQDIRYPLDVTVTNDCHVVVTDAGDRSIKVFDFFGQIKLVIGGQFSLPWGVETTPQNGVLVTDAEAGSLHLLEVDFPEGVLRRTERLQADLCHPRGVAVSWLTGAIAVLEHPRALGSGACGTTVKVFSASMQLIGQVDAFGLSLFFPSKITASAVTFDHQGNVIVADTCSQAVLCLGKPEEFPGLKPIITHGLSHPVALTFTKENSLLVLDSAAHSVKIYKVEWG; encoded by the coding sequence ATGGGTGCCGAGGCCTCCGGGGGCGGGCCGGCGCTGCGGGACTTGGTGCGTGAGGCCGAGATCAGCCTGCTCGAGTGCAAAGTGTGCTTTGAGCGGTTCGGCCACCGCCAGCAGCGGCGCCCGCGCAACCTGCCCTGCGGCCACGTGGTCTGCCTGGCCTGCGTGGCCGCCCTGGCGCACCCGCGGACGCTGGCCCTCGAGTGCCCCTTCTGCCGTCGAGCCTGCCGGGGCTGCGACACCAGcgactgcctgccggtgctgcACCTCCTGGAGCTGCTGGGTTCCGCTCTTCGCCTGGCCCCTGCAGCCAACCGCGCCGCCCCCAGCTCCCCCGGGGCCTTCACCTGCCACCACGCCTTCGGGGGCTGGGGGACCCTGGTGAACCCCACCGGGCTGGCGCTGTGCCCCAAGACGGGGCGGGTCGTGGTGGTGCACGACGGCAAGAGGCGGGTCAAGATCTTTGACTCCGGGGGAGGATGTGCACATCAGTTTGGAGAGAAGGGGGACGCTGCTCAGGACATTAGGTACCCACTTGATGTCACCGTCACCAACGACTGCCATGTGGTTGTCACCGACGCCGGCGACCGCTCCATCAAAGTGTTTGACTTTTTTGGCCAGATCAAGCTTGTCATTGGAGGCCAGTTCTCCTTGCCTTGGGGTGTGGAGACCACCCCTCAGAATGGGGTCTTGGTAACTGATGCAGAAGCGGGGTCCCTGCACCTCCTGGAAGTCGACTTTCCAGAAGGGGTCCTCCGGAGAACCGAAAGGTTGCAAGCTGACCTGTGCCATCCCCGAGGGGTGGCCGTGTCCTGGCTCACCGGGGCCATAGCAGTGTTAGAGCACCCCCGGGCTCTGGGCAGCGGCGCCTGCGGCACCACGGTGAAGGTGTTCAGCGCAAGCATGCAGCTCATCGGCCAGGTGGATGCCTTTGGGCTGAGCCTCTTTTTCCCCTCCAAAATAACTGCCTCCGCTGTGACCTTtgatcaccaagggaacgtgattGTGGCAGACACTTGTAGTCAGGCTGTCCTGTGCTTAGGAAAACCCGAGGAGTTTCCAGGTCTGAAACCCATCATCACCCATGGTCTTTCCCATCCTGTGGCACTGACCTTCACCAAGGAAAACTCTCTTCTTGTACTGGATAGTGCAGCCCATTCTGTGAAAATCTATAAGGTTGAATGGGGGTGA
- the TPMT gene encoding thiopurine S-methyltransferase isoform X3 has translation MVQELSLMLRSTRIPRLLKKHLDTFLKGENGLRVFFPLCGKAVEMKWFADRGHSVVGVEISELGIREFFTEQDLSYSEEPVMEIPGAKVFKSSSGNISLYCCSIFDLPRANIGKFDRIWDRGALVAINPGDRKRYADIMLSLTRTGFQYLLSVFSYDPTKHAGPPFYVPDAEIKKLFGSMCNIHCLEKVDAFEERHKSWGIDCIIEKLYLFTEK, from the exons ATGGTACAAGAACTGTCCTTGATGTTGAGGAGTACCCGGATACCGAG gctGTTAAAGAAGCACTTGGATACTTTTCTTAAAGGCGAGAATGGACTGAgagtattttttcccctttgtggaAAAGCAGTTGAGATGAAATG GTTTGCAGACCGAGGGCACAGTGTAGTTGGTGTGGAAATCAGTGAACTCGGGATACGGGAATTTTTTACGGAGCAGGATCTTTCTTACTCGGAAGAACCAGTTATGGAAATCCCTGGAGCCAAAGTATTCAAG AGTTCCTCGGGGAACATTTCATTGTATTGTTGCAGTATTTTTGATCTTCCCAG AGCAAATATTGGCAAATTTGACAGGATCTGGGATAGAGGAGCATTAGTTGCTATTAATCCCGGTGATCGCAAACG CTATGCAGATATAATGCTATCGCTAACGAGAACTGGGTTCCAGTACctcttgtctgttttttcttacGATCCAACTAAACACGCAG GTCCACCATTTTATGTTCCGgatgctgaaattaaaaaattgtttg gTTCAATGTGCAACATCCATTGTCTGGAGAAGGTGGATGCTTTTGAAGAACGACATAAAAGCTGGGGAATTGACTGCATTATTGAAAAGCTGTATCTATTTACAGAAAAGTGA
- the TPMT gene encoding thiopurine S-methyltransferase isoform X1 — translation MDGTRTVLDVEEYPDTEVQKNRVLTLEEWQEKWVNRNIAFHQEGGHQLLKKHLDTFLKGENGLRVFFPLCGKAVEMKWFADRGHSVVGVEISELGIREFFTEQDLSYSEEPVMEIPGAKVFKSSSGNISLYCCSIFDLPRANIGKFDRIWDRGALVAINPGDRKRYADIMLSLTRTGFQYLLSVFSYDPTKHAGPPFYVPDAEIKKLFGSMCNIHCLEKVDAFEERHKSWGIDCIIEKLYLFTEK, via the exons ATGGATGGTACAAGAACTGTCCTTGATGTTGAGGAGTACCCGGATACCGAGGTACAGAAAAACCGAGTGCTAACTCTGGAAGAGTGGCAAGAGAAGTGGGTGAACCGCAACATTGCGTTTCATCAAGAAGGAGGGCATCA gctGTTAAAGAAGCACTTGGATACTTTTCTTAAAGGCGAGAATGGACTGAgagtattttttcccctttgtggaAAAGCAGTTGAGATGAAATG GTTTGCAGACCGAGGGCACAGTGTAGTTGGTGTGGAAATCAGTGAACTCGGGATACGGGAATTTTTTACGGAGCAGGATCTTTCTTACTCGGAAGAACCAGTTATGGAAATCCCTGGAGCCAAAGTATTCAAG AGTTCCTCGGGGAACATTTCATTGTATTGTTGCAGTATTTTTGATCTTCCCAG AGCAAATATTGGCAAATTTGACAGGATCTGGGATAGAGGAGCATTAGTTGCTATTAATCCCGGTGATCGCAAACG CTATGCAGATATAATGCTATCGCTAACGAGAACTGGGTTCCAGTACctcttgtctgttttttcttacGATCCAACTAAACACGCAG GTCCACCATTTTATGTTCCGgatgctgaaattaaaaaattgtttg gTTCAATGTGCAACATCCATTGTCTGGAGAAGGTGGATGCTTTTGAAGAACGACATAAAAGCTGGGGAATTGACTGCATTATTGAAAAGCTGTATCTATTTACAGAAAAGTGA